DNA from Stutzerimonas decontaminans:
GCCATTGTTGCTCGATCGCCGCGCAGGCCAGCGCCAGCAGCCCAGCCATCAACTGGCCGAAGATCAGCAGGCGCAGCGGATGCGCATGTCTGGACAGGCGCACCCACAGCGGCAAGGCGAGCATCGCCACCAGGCACACCGCGGCCAGGTACAGCCCGACCTGCTCGCTGCGCAACTCGCCGAAACGCTCGGCGAAGTACTGCGGGTAGAACGGCATCAGCAGGCTGTCGCCGAGCACCGCCAGCAGCGTCATGCCGATCAGCGCGCGTCGCAGCGTCATCGCGCCGCCACCGCGCCCTGCGGTGTCAGCGGTTGCGGCAGGCTGAACTGCTGGAAGGCGATCTTCGTTTCCACCGCGTAGTGCTCGCGCCCGCAGATCTCGCGCAGGATTGAGGCGTTGCGGTAGCAGCCCATGCCGAGATCCGGCGTGACCAGGCCGTGATCGACCATCCCGGCGTTCTGTACGAAGACCTCGCCGCCGTTGCGGTCGATGCTGTAGTTGCGCGCCACGGCGAAGCGTTCCGGTGCCTGCCAGGCGATACGCTCGGCGATCGGCTGGATGCAGCGCGGCAGGCGGTACTGATACCCGCTGGCCATGACCAGCGCATCGCAGCGGTGACGATAACTCTGCTCCAGTTCGTGCTGGAAGAATTCCAGCTCCAGCGTGCCATCGCCCAGGCGCTGGCAGCGGCGCAGCTCGGCGTTGGTCAGCAGCTGAGTCGGTACCTCGCCCTTGAGGCTCTGGTTGTACAGCTCGTCGTAGATGGCGTTGATCAGGGTGGCATTGATGCCCTTGTACAGGCCCTTCTGGCTGTCGATGAGCTTTTCCCGGGTGCTGCGCGGCAGGCTGTGGAAGTAGTCGATGTACTCCGGACTGGTCATCTCCAGGGTCAGCTTGGTGTATTCCAGCGGGAAGAAGCGCGGCGCGCGGGTGATCCAGTTCAGCTGGTAGTCATGGCGGTCGATCTCCTGTAACAGGTCGTAGTAGATCTCTGCCGCGCTCTGGCCGCTGCCGACCACGGTGATCGAGCGCTTGCCCTGCAGGCGTGGCTTGTCCTGCAGGTAGTTGCCGCTGTGGCTGACGTGCTCGGCCAGTGCCTCGCAGCAGGTCGGCAGATAGGGCGTGGTGCCGGTACCGAGCACCAGGCGGCGGGTGAGGAACTCGAAGCTCTCGCCGCTACGCGTGTGCACGCCGCGCACCCGATAGCAGCGGCGCTCGTCGAGGTAGTCGACCTGCTGGACGAAGTGCTCGAAGCGCAGGCTGTCGAGCTGCTCGACCACCCACTGGCAGTACTGGTTGTACTCGCGGCGCATCAGGAAGAAGTCTTCCTTGAT
Protein-coding regions in this window:
- a CDS encoding lysine N(6)-hydroxylase/L-ornithine N(5)-oxygenase family protein, encoding MDKMYDFIGIGIGPFNLGLACLAEPIDGLECLFLDRAEGFSWHPGMMLDSATLQTPFMADLVTLADPTSRFSFLNYAKQVGRLYAFYIKEDFFLMRREYNQYCQWVVEQLDSLRFEHFVQQVDYLDERRCYRVRGVHTRSGESFEFLTRRLVLGTGTTPYLPTCCEALAEHVSHSGNYLQDKPRLQGKRSITVVGSGQSAAEIYYDLLQEIDRHDYQLNWITRAPRFFPLEYTKLTLEMTSPEYIDYFHSLPRSTREKLIDSQKGLYKGINATLINAIYDELYNQSLKGEVPTQLLTNAELRRCQRLGDGTLELEFFQHELEQSYRHRCDALVMASGYQYRLPRCIQPIAERIAWQAPERFAVARNYSIDRNGGEVFVQNAGMVDHGLVTPDLGMGCYRNASILREICGREHYAVETKIAFQQFSLPQPLTPQGAVAAR